In uncultured Bacteroides sp., the following proteins share a genomic window:
- the purU gene encoding formyltetrahydrofolate deformylase codes for MQANKNTAKLLLHCPDKPGIISAVTDFITINKGNIVYLDQYVDHIENIFFMRIEWELSDFLVPREKIEDYFETLYAQKYEMSFRLYFSDIKPRMAIFVSKMSHCLFDMLARYANGEWNVEIPLIISNHPNLQHVADKFGIPFYLFPITKETKTEQEAKEMELLAKHKVNFIVLARYMQVISENMIQSYPNRIINIHHSFLPAFVGAKPYHAAFERGVKIIGATSHYVTTELDAGPIIEQDVVRITHKDTVEDLVNKGKDLEKIVLSRAVQKHIERKVLAYKNKTVIFS; via the coding sequence ATGCAAGCAAACAAAAATACAGCAAAGTTATTGCTCCACTGCCCCGATAAGCCAGGAATTATTTCCGCAGTAACGGATTTTATTACTATAAACAAAGGAAACATTGTTTATCTGGATCAGTACGTTGATCATATTGAAAACATATTCTTTATGAGAATTGAATGGGAACTGAGCGATTTCCTTGTTCCAAGAGAAAAGATAGAAGATTACTTTGAAACTTTGTATGCGCAGAAATATGAAATGAGCTTCCGTCTCTACTTCTCGGATATCAAACCGCGAATGGCGATATTTGTTTCTAAGATGTCTCACTGTTTGTTTGATATGCTTGCCCGTTATGCAAATGGTGAATGGAATGTGGAAATTCCTTTGATTATAAGCAATCACCCAAACTTGCAGCATGTGGCCGATAAATTTGGTATTCCTTTCTACCTCTTCCCTATCACTAAGGAGACAAAGACTGAGCAGGAAGCTAAAGAAATGGAGTTGCTGGCTAAACATAAAGTAAACTTCATTGTTTTAGCCCGATATATGCAGGTTATCTCGGAAAACATGATTCAGTCTTATCCTAACCGGATTATCAATATTCACCACTCTTTCCTTCCTGCTTTCGTGGGAGCTAAACCTTACCACGCTGCTTTTGAAAGAGGCGTGAAAATTATTGGTGCAACAAGTCACTATGTTACCACTGAACTGGATGCAGGTCCTATCATTGAACAGGATGTTGTTCGCATCACTCACAAAGATACGGTGGAAGACCTTGTAAATAAAGGAAAGGATCTTGAGAAGATTGTTCTGTCACGCGCGGTTCAGAAACATATTGAGCGTAAAGTATTGGCTTATAAGAATAAAACGGTAATCTTTAGTTAA
- the hisH gene encoding imidazole glycerol phosphate synthase subunit HisH: MNIAIVKYNAGNIYSVDHALRRLGINAVVTADKEILSKADKVIFPGVGEATTTMQHLKATGLDKLIVDLKQPVLGICLGMQLMCSHSEEGDVDCLNIFPAEVKRFCPAKHEDKVPHMGWNTIGDLKGDLFKGFTKEEFVYFVHSFYVPTNEFTVATTDYILPFSASLQKDNYYATQFHPEKSGKVGERILENFINLPL; encoded by the coding sequence ATGAATATAGCTATCGTAAAATATAACGCAGGAAACATCTATTCAGTAGATCATGCTTTAAGGCGGCTTGGCATAAATGCAGTAGTAACAGCGGACAAAGAAATTTTATCTAAAGCAGATAAGGTTATTTTTCCGGGAGTTGGTGAAGCTACCACTACCATGCAGCATTTAAAAGCTACCGGATTAGATAAACTGATTGTTGATTTAAAGCAACCGGTATTAGGTATCTGTCTTGGAATGCAGCTTATGTGCAGTCATTCTGAAGAAGGAGATGTGGATTGCCTGAATATTTTCCCTGCTGAAGTAAAACGCTTTTGCCCCGCAAAGCATGAAGATAAGGTTCCACACATGGGTTGGAACACTATCGGTGATTTAAAAGGGGATCTTTTCAAAGGCTTTACCAAGGAGGAATTTGTTTATTTTGTGCATAGCTTTTATGTGCCAACGAATGAATTTACGGTGGCTACAACAGATTACATACTTCCGTTTAGTGCGTCCTTACAAAAGGATAACTACTATGCGACCCAATTTCACCCCGAAAAAAGTGGAAAGGTTGGAGAACGGATTTTAGAAAACTTCATTAATTTACCTCTATAA